The Candidatus Bathyarchaeota archaeon sequence AATGTCCAGAATGCGGGAGTATAAGGCTTATGAGGGACTATGAATGCGCAGAAATAGTTTGTATGGACTGCGGTTACGTAATTGCAGCTAAACTTGCAGATAGAGGACCTGAATGGAGAGCTTTTGATGATGAACAAAGAGCCAAAAGAACCAGGGTTGGGGCGCCTGTAACATTCACAATTCATGACAAAGGCTTATCAACGATGATAGATTGGCATGACCGCGACGTTTTCGGCAAAAGGCTTTCTCCTGGGCAGAAGGCTCAAGTTTACAGGCTTAGAAAGTGGCAGAGAAGAATTAGAGTTTCAGATGCAACTGAAAGGAACCTCGCGTATGCTCTCTCTGAAATATCAAAGATAGCTAATGCCCTAAACCTTCCTAAAAACATAGTTGAAACCGCTTCGCTAATTTATCGTAAGGCTGTCAAAGAACGCTTAATCAGGGGCCGTTCAATTCAGGGAGTCACCGCTGCCGCCGTTTATCTCGCATGTCGCCAATGCGGTCTTCCAAGAACTCTGGAGGAGATAGCGTACGCCTCGAATGTAAGCAAGAAGGAGGTTGGGAGAAGCTACAGGTTCTTAGTTAAAGAATTGGACTACTTTGTCCCTCCATTAAAGCCAACCCAATACATTACAAAGTTTTCGAATCAGCTTACTATGCAAGGGAAAGTTGAGGAAATAGCCCATAAAATACTTAAAACTGCAAGCGAGTTAAAGCT is a genomic window containing:
- a CDS encoding transcription initiation factor IIB — protein: MVEKEKKKEIDEENPSEARVPSIQQCPECGSIRLMRDYECAEIVCMDCGYVIAAKLADRGPEWRAFDDEQRAKRTRVGAPVTFTIHDKGLSTMIDWHDRDVFGKRLSPGQKAQVYRLRKWQRRIRVSDATERNLAYALSEISKIANALNLPKNIVETASLIYRKAVKERLIRGRSIQGVTAAAVYLACRQCGLPRTLEEIAYASNVSKKEVGRSYRFLVKELDYFVPPLKPTQYITKFSNQLTMQGKVEEIAHKILKTASELKLTSGRGPTGIAAAASYIASVLMGERKTQREIAEIAQVTEVTIRNRYKELAEQLLFIITV